The genomic region tttaataaaatcaaaACATCGTCAACTTTTAAAAGATACAAACtaatcaaaaaattttgaataaatttGTTGAGGATATCAAATTGtggaattttttttatataaaaaaaagaaattataaaaataatttcctGCACACTAAAAGACATAGCAATAAATTCTATTCGTTTAATAAGGTTAAAGTATAATTCGTTATTTCCTTTGTTACACTTCTCAAAAAATGCGCTACTAGTAGTATCATTTTGCGTAGAGCtaactttatttattaaatcatTAGTGTTAATTTCTCCGTTTTgagatatataattttcaaaattattattttctgtataatttatttttaaaatattgtgTAATATACATTCTTTACTAAATATTATAGAATTGCTCATATGAGACGGTCTGcccatttttatattatttttactattattttggctagttgtattttcattaataaaTGGGTTGTTAGTAATATTACCTtgatttataaaaatatcgtATTTCTTATTTTGAGAACTGTCcgataaaaacaaattctTAGCATGATCATTTAAAACTTCAATAatttgatatttatttaaaaatttaactGGCTTTCTTTTGTCAATATAATCCAAGtagacattttttttatggtCAAGGGTTTCTAAAAATTGCGAATAATTATGATctgaatatttattaaaaaattctaTATCTagatttgaaaaaaatatatcatctTGGACGTCCCATGTTAAACGTGGGTCATTTTCGTTAAACAaactattataataatttttattttttaatttttccgAATGTTCATcgttttcaaaaaataaatcataataattatttatattatccatatttttatccaaattgctaaaaatataaccaTTGCTAtcattattgtttttatttatcacAACCGTTCTTTTTTCGGCtgttttcatatttatataattaatttgttcAGTGCTCCATTTgtcataataatttatgcaTTCTTCAAGTTCGAGCATTTTGCTTTTATTTaagttaatatttttcataaaagtatttatttgaaataaatttatattttcttcattttctttgttACATAAGCCAGTTTCTTCACTACCCTGTAATTCGTTGGTATCATCaaaattttcttctttattattttctcgTTTTATTCTAtcttgtatttttttccttttctctttttgaataatataattaagcTCCTTAATGTCAACGtcacacatttttttttctttattgttttcgttttttcttaaattttcgatttcctttttccattttttgttattccCATTGTCACTTAAGACCTCTTCTACATTTCCAGAAAAACTGctaacaaattttttaatttcattttttgttccTTTTGTTACTAGAAGCAAAAGTTTGTTCGGGCGAAAATTCATTTTCcccacattttttttaacggcgattttgttaatatgcTCACCAATTCTATAAGTCACTTTCTAAATATTATCAAGTTTTGGCCCTTTTCaactttattttaaatacaaGTGTAGTCatcatcatttatttattttttttttttcataatttttttttatgtgctttattttcctcatctatatacataatatcTCTGCAATATCGTTTCCATAGGAACTATATGTTAATTGGCTACAAGCTAcgtcgtttttttttctacttttcctatttttatttagctatttatatgcaacatgcatttttctctttctgatttttatttattctattatatataactttatttttttccctccttttttcttttttatttatgctattatatatataatatcattCCCCCTATACCACTGTACTAATTTTTAGCGAAAATTTTCCATTAATCTTTTTTTCAATGGGcagtataaaatatgtattatatttttgtagtaaatatattttttttttcgtaaTCACATATATCATCATGAGGTATCACTTTAAAATGGTGATCATTTCCAATTTATCACAAAACGGTTATAtggaaatttttttttaattcatatagattttatttattttttaactatataaatttgaaacATTAAAATGGAATTAATAGGTCTATGTgatgtaaatataattaccATAGGAATGCACATATCAGTGTAtgtgtaaatataaagatattatataatatatgaataaaacaATCTTATAGCCTTATGTTTAtcacttttttatatggGCATATATGTGTGGAGTTATTTTAAGTTAATTTTAGTGTACTTTTATAgtcataattatattttctcttTCTCTTTTATTTGTACATTATATTAGCTGGTGTTATTATAACATATCATAGAAAATGTagtaaaaatttaaataaaataaaaaaaaaatttgtgtaaattttgtaaaaattatattaaaaaaaccACAAAAATAGCTGTCTGCATGAAcgttaataaaaaatatattattttaccTTGCCGttcagaaaataatattaaaataaatatactatcataataattatcatCGGCGTATTTATTATCGTGATAgtaattatcattattattgtagTTCATTTagcaattttataaaatttatgtaCCCTAGTGTAGgcatatgtttttttttagaaaaatatgatattctctttataaaattatgcaaTTAAACATTTTCGTACTTGAATAGCTGTCTACATTTAGTTCATTTGGGTTTTTCATGTTTTTCCCTTTTTCTTGGTCgacaaatattataatttaatgcattaaaaaatgaacgtttttttaaaaagggACGATAACATGTATAGTTATTCATTAGAATCATCGATTGAATGTcataaaggaaaaaaaaagaaaaaaccGAACAAAAAAGAGgggacaaaaaaaaataatggaaataaaaacataagTTCGTTTAGTGATAAtgagaaaatattaaataacaGTTTTGGCTATATAAATTGTTTTCACTTTTTAAAGAcgggaaaaaaaaaaaaaaatcaaacaatttttttagaaaaaaaatatgatagtaactatttgtataatttaaaGAATAATTCTGATCATTTTGCGAATGAAAATAACTGTAGAAAATGTTTAagcacaaaaaataaattcagtgataaatataatagtaaAAGTGGTAAAAATATGGACGAAATAATTCGAAAAAAAGGGTACTTTCAAAATAAAGTATTTACCATTGTTAATTATGATTTTATAGgagttataaaaaagacaaaaaatattaaaatgatACACACCCaaaaagaaatagaaaataaaaatattgaattaATCTCTCATAGACATGATTACTTATtgcattataaaaatgaagaggaaaaaaaaatgaatatattaaagaaTATCGAAAAAGAACAGATTCCAGATCTTAGTGCATCATCAATTAGTATTGAAAAAGAGTATATATTgcatgaaaaaaaatataaaaatattcacaTTGCTTTTGTAAAAGGTTggaaaaagataaaaaatcagaatattcattatattgGGGATATAGAAGAAGATACTAATACTAACAAGttgaaaacaaaaataataaaaatttataaatatccAAAAGAGGATATTTTTAATCCATTTTATAATCGCTATATTTGTTTTGAAAACtctataaaaatagaaaaatggCTAACTATGGATTTAAAacatgaaaatattataagcATGGaatcttatttttattacaatgGGAAAATTATgactttttataaatatggtGGTAATTCACTTATGCAGTGGGATAAAGAAACAAAAAGGTTTcagtataaaaaaaaagtatacacagttaatgaaaaaaaaaaaaaatatattatatttgataaGAAAATGGcggaaaataaaaaggaatattatgagtatgataaaatatggAACCCTAGaattaataatgataataac from Plasmodium berghei ANKA genome assembly, chromosome: 8 harbors:
- a CDS encoding serine/threonine protein kinase, putative, translating into MNVFLKRDDNMYSYSLESSIECHKGKKKKKPNKKEGTKKNNGNKNISSFSDNEKILNNSFGYINCFHFLKTGKKKKNQTIFLEKKYDSNYLYNLKNNSDHFANENNCRKCLSTKNKFSDKYNSKSGKNMDEIIRKKGYFQNKVFTIVNYDFIGVIKKTKNIKMIHTQKEIENKNIELISHRHDYLLHYKNEEEKKMNILKNIEKEQIPDLSASSISIEKEYILHEKKYKNIHIAFVKGWKKIKNQNIHYIGDIEEDTNTNKLKTKIIKIYKYPKEDIFNPFYNRYICFENSIKIEKWLTMDLKHENIISMESYFYYNGKIMTFYKYGGNSLMQWDKETKRFQYKKKVYTVNEKKKKYIIFDKKMAENKKEYYEYDKIWNPRINNDNNDNISNKRTKREKTYVYPEYMIAEILRQLLKACFYLYENQIYHSDIKPSNIVAKNIKKKNLNKIIFCKKEKKWYIKKYGKIKKNKILIKIIDFEYSQKCYGEEANVGGTTSLFKPLENFRKKKINIFSKMVWIIGITIFILSTGTHPFSSINNDMHVLFLIQNKNFDIKNSFSKYSYFSHSFKDLLQKMLKVEYTQRISFFDLFFHPFVLLGGD